The Metarhizium brunneum chromosome 5, complete sequence sequence TCATTGAAGTTCTTTCGTTATGtgcagctgcggctgctgcacCACTCGCTGTAAGTCGCGTGGTAGTCTCATGCAGGTGACTCTGTCCCTCTACATGGCTAACGTCCACAAACACAGGATGTCGATGGTAAAGCCTCAGCTAATCCATCTGTTGCCACACCCTCTATGAGCGCTGTTCCCAGCAGCCCTATTCCGCAAGAGCTGCTAGTGAAGGCAGATGTCAttgccaaagccaagaagaTCATATCAGAGACTCATACTCTGGGCAACACGACGGGCTATGAAGGCGTTTCGGCATCCCACAGCAAGAGTGCATGGGCTGGCGTTGGCGCCGAAATCaaagccatcatcaacatcctggacaagattggAGAAAACGGCAAACAGAATGACGAGTTGCTCAAGGATGAGCAACATCACATCTCCGTCGTTGTTGCCAAACTGAACGAGAAGCTTGACGTTGAGCCACAGCCTAAACCTCTTCAGGCCTGTGATAAACATGCCAACGCCACCTGGACACCTCAAGTCAGCAGCGTCGAGGTTGAGATCAAGAGTATTCTGTCTAAGCTCCAGAAGACCAAAGTCCAGGGCGAAGCTGTGGCTGTTCGTCAGGTCAACCTGCTCGTGCGGCTGCTGAGTCTGTTGACTGCAAAGGTGGAGGCTGAGATCAAGGCTGGTGCTATCCGCAACCGCGGTGTGCATATCGACGTTGAAGTTCATGAGCTCACATTGAGGCTTGCCAAAATTCTCACAATCAAGGCTGGCATCAACACTTGGAATCTCAAGAGCACCAACGCAAGTgccaatgtcaatgtcgagaTTCATAGCGTTCTTGTGAAAGTGCTTGGTCTCTTGAGAGTAGAGGCTAATGGTGATGCCAAGGCTGGTGTCTCGCACAACCAAACCATCAGTGGGGATGTGAGCTCAGATGACAGCAAGATTCAGCTTCTTGAGGGTCTGCTGAAGGTCCTTGCCGAAGCTGATGtcgatggcaaggccaagaccgACGTCGATGTCAAGACCAAGGCTTAGGCTGTTCTGGTCTGAAATGGCGGAATCGACCTTTATGACAGCAGCTTGAAAATGACATCCGTGGCATATATCTGGAAGGGTGAAAATCAAAGGAGCAAAGGCATCTGCCAGTTCATACACCATTTGGCTGCATTGTGAGATGGCGAGACtgatatatttttaaatcGCCCTAATCGTGTAGGGTTGTGCTTAGAGGTATTTTTGCGTACATATAATGTCAATTTTGGACATCTACGAACCTCTTGTCAAAGTTGATACATGGACCATCCTTGCAACGCTCGGCTGAGTGACACTCAATTGAAGACACAGGTTGGAACTGAAGAAAAGTGCTGTAGTTAGCCAGTGTTATTGGAAGTTTAGTCAATCAACAGACCTTGTGAGTTCATGGTTGCATATGGCCTACGGTCACATCCAAAGTATGGCGAGGGCTGTTCGCGTTAGCTCTCGTTCCGGAatgtttcttcttcccaaAGTCGTATTTCGGCGCATTGAGTAGCCATTTGGGCAATGGATAATCGAGTATATATACCTCCTCCACGCAACACTTGCAGTTGAGGGGATATGCTATTTAAATTGTCCTGACAAGAGTGTTTGGTGGTGCATATTCTGACTGTGGTTCCGCCCTTTGGTTCTGACTGCGCAGAGCCAAGGTCTGTTAACGTGTCGGAGGGCTTCTCAAAAACCTCTATCCTTGGTCAATGGTGAAAAATTCGTCGCCAATAGTTCTCATCGACACCGAATTGCCATTCTTGACTGGTTGCTGACTCTTCCATAGTGTAGCTTGGCAAGTCAAGTGGCCCGAAGTCCATGACGATCGatggcggccgaggaggctgTTTCGACATGGCCCTGCGATGCTGGACAGGCATTTTTAACAAGACGCTTGTGGTGGGCGTGGATTCAAGTTCAGATACCAGAGGGGAAAAGGTTTTTGCAGATGCTCTGCTCGGCGGTAGGCAAAAGGTGCATTGAAAGGCCCGAGTTCTCTGTCGCGTGCTCCAAGAGGAAACGTCACTGGCGCCTTCTGGGGGTTGCGGTTGCCTTTGATCGTCTTCAGCTGTGGCTTCGCTGTAGGTACCCTAAGTGGCAGGCACTACTTTCTGGTTTTCCCATGGCTGCAAATAATATGATACTATGGTCTGTGACAGAATATGTTTACTCATTAATAAGTATGCATAAATgtactttaatattttatagtgTAAAGCGCGATAGCCTAGTACCTGATTTAGTCTAATAGTCTACGTATTTTGCGACTCCCACTATATTTCGTACTGCCTAGTGCCTACAGGTACctcagtacggagtgctcaTCCGATTAATGCTAGCCCCGTTTTATCAGataaccctaaccccaaGCCGTTTTGGTTCAAAGTCTCTGGTGCAGCAAAAGTGGATCTATCATGTTCTCTGCTCCACTAAACATTCATGTAATTTGATTGATCCTCCATCATTCTCGGGTGAGCCTCATCAGCAGCTCCCAACGCATCACATCACATGTTATGATATTGATCACTTTGCAAGCTTcccccctcttcttcttcttactGTTGTACCCAATTCCATCGTTTTTGCACTTCGTGTACACCCAAATCACATTATGGACGCTACTGCTCCCTCACACCCATACTACCCCCGGACGGCGTCCATACCGACCTATGTCGCCAATGAGTCGTCCGTGCTGCGACTCCTCATGACCTTTGGTCTCATGGTGGGCGTGGTGATAGGCCTGGCCTATTGGCAGACGATTCAGAGCCCATTACGCCTGCGTCCGATTGACCGCTTCGCCGTCATGTGGTTTGCCTTGTGTTGGTACTTCCCCAGCCGTGATGCCGTGTCTGTGTGCGTGCCAGCGTGTTGCGGAAATAAAGCTAACACCTGGCTTTCATAGGTGGATTCCTACATGTTGGATTTGAAGGTTGGTCGAAATGAGGCTGTCATGGAAGAAAAAGGGTCTTTGTTATTGTGTGCTAATGGCCAGTTTCAGGCTACTATGTGTACAACCGCACTAGCATCCCTGAGTTGCAGACTGTGTTTGGACAGCTGTGGAAGGAGTATACGCTCTCAGACTCTCGATATTTGACGTCTGATGTGTTTACCGTTTGTGTTGAGACCATTACCGCCGTAAGTTTCCAATCTGGCCGTCTCACTGCTTAACCCACATCGccactactccgtgcttCCAAACAAGACACAATTCTTGCCCAATCGCAATCACCGTGAAATCCTCACCATCATATTTTGCTTACTCATGTGCATTAGTTGGCATGGGGCCCTCTCAGCTGGCTCACCTACTTCGCCATCCTGACCAACTCGCCTTACCGCCACATCAACCAAGTCATCGTATGCACGGCACACCTGTACGGCGTTGCCCTATACTACGGCACCAACTTGGGCGATTTTCGCACCACAGGGGTTTCGTATAGTCGGCCTGAGGCGCAATACTATTGGGTATATTATATTTGCCTTAATGCGCCTTGGGCCGTGGTACCATTCGGTATGTTGTTTCATTCAGATGGCTTATGCCACAGCAAACATGCGCGTAGCCCTCATGCAACCCCGGCGTGTTTTGGAGAAGGGAGAtaaaggagaagaaaaagaagtgACATGCGACTAATGGCGTGCCTCTAGTTTTCCTCTATGACAGCTATAAGCAGACGGCCAGGGCTTTCCGCGCTCTGCAGGCGCCGGAAGCCGAGCGCAAGGCGCAATAAAACACGGCTCGGCTTGTTGGACGTGGCTCTTTCAGGCGTTGTGTCGTTCCATGTATATTTGTGATACAATGTcatctctccttttttttttcagacTCATGTATCATGGAGATTGCGAGCATGCGGACCCCCTTCCTAGGCATGGGCCTGAACTAGGGTTATCGGCCAGAATTTGGGCTGTTCAGGGGCAAATATCGAGTAGCCATGGCTGCCCAACAGCAAATGCTGCAACATCAATCAAGCATCAGACCATTTATTCCACGATGGTCCCATCGCCACCAGCCAGGTTacaacgacgacaatacaaggcaaaaaagaagcaaagtAGCCAACACGGCAACACATGCTGTCCTCCCTGCTCCCGCTGCAAAACCGCCTCACTGGCTCTGTCCCACCTCTCACACAAACACGCCTGCCAATGCCGTCAATAGCGACAACCGAATGTCTCGAGCGGCGTTGCTCACCCAGTCTATCGTGAAATACAACAATTGACCAAGTCTTGGATACACTTGCATGGCGCTTTATGATGTGGAAAGAAGTAAAAGAAAAGAAGTTCAACGAAGCTCCAAAACAAACCCGCGTGCAACTCGAGACCATTTCGCATTGCTAAGAGAAGCAAAGAGGGCGTGTTGTGGTGTGTTGCCATGTGCCGGCCCCACGAATCCACGACAACTGGCGAGGCCCCggcttgtactccgtatcgtGCATATAAATATGCAAGCCACCCTATTTAGAGGTGAGGCCTTGTAGTAGTATTGGTATTCTATATGTCACAAAACAAAAGTAAAGTCACGCCTCTACGGCTTTGACGGCGCGGTGCCTTGGAAGCGGCAGAAAGTGGCAAGTGGTCGTGTGTTGAGAGACATGCGTGCTGTGCATGTACCCGAGGTGCAGGTTCCAGCGTTTTCCCTTGAAAAACGTGCAGCATGTGATTTGTTGAGAAATTTGCATCTTGGCCCAATGTTTcaagcctttttttttttttttttttttttttgctctgGGTTCCATGGCATCGTGAAGGGGGGCATGTGGTGTTGCCAAGGGAGGTTTTGGCGAACCAGGACGAATAGAAGCCATTTTGTTTGCTGAGCAACAACACTTTGTCTGTATTTATTTTCTATCTAGGAGGACTCCGCAGCGTCAAAACTAGCGAATAAGGAGGGATGCAAAGGGAGACAgtagaaaaagaaagaaaaaaaaactatcAATCTATCTTTTAGGTAGTAGCAAGCCAACCACGTGAAATGTCCCTTCCCATGGACCAAGTCTGCAAAACTTGGTGCCAGAGTCGGCATGAATTTTTCCGGTTTGTGTACAGACTCAAACTCTCCATTACACACTGACGAGAAAAcgcctctctctctctctctctcacacacacacacacacacacacacacaccacTCGAATCATACTGGGTGCCGCAGGCTGGTCTGGGCTAAATGTCGTCCCTCCCCGTCAACCGGCACCGTCGTGCACCGAAAGCACAATCTTCAGACCCTTGGGTGCCGGACCCAATGGCAACGCCGACAAATCGAAATGCCTGCCGCCAAGGACATACTTCTCCCCATTGACCGTGACGCTCTCAATCTCGCGGCGCATCTGTCGAATCTGCAGCTTGGAAGGCAGAATGGCGGGGGCCCTGGAGAATTCATGGAACCGGTCGAGAAGGATCTCGCAGGCGCGcgtgacgatgacgacatAGTCCAGGCTACACCTATCCAGAACCATGAGCTCGCCGTAGGCCTTGGATTTGAGCGTCAGGATCACAGGGTACGTGGCACCGCCTAGGTACGaaagcggcggcggcaccatgGATGCAGGCTGGAATGCTCGAGCCGCaagtggcggcggcggaggaggaggaagaggaccaTGCATCGCCATGTTGCATCGATTGGGCCAGCCCGGAGGGGGCACCGGGACAGTAGGTGTCACAAGATGCATCACGGGAACAGATCTTGCGCTGGCGGCGAAGCGCTCTggcgatgccgtcgtcgagcccGTCGAGGTGGGCGGCGTGAGAACCGGACCCGTGGGCTGGGAAGAGACGATGCTGCTCCGCGTTGACCTCGTCGAGGCGTCAGAGACGttgccctcgtcgtcgctatCCGAGGACGAATCCAGGCAGTCTTCATAGTTTGGGAAGGCCTTCCCCCGCCGgctcttggccttcttcccggggccctcgccggcctggAACCCATTGACCTTGACGTAGCGCTGCACGGCGCGAGCGGATTCGTTGTGCATCTTTGTAAACACCTCCTGTACCGTGTTTCCCTCGGCGGAGAGCACACAGACCTGGCCTCGGGCGTCGTTTTGCACCAGGTAGCCTGCCCAGGGAGGCGAGTGCTCGGCATCCAAAGCCGTGATGATGTGTATTTTGGCATCACGGCCGAGATACATGCGGCAGTTGCCTGTATAAAGTGTAAGCTAAAGAAGAGTTCGAGACTGATTTCTTCCCCCGGACCAGTACTCAAATCCCGCCCAGTTTTGACCGTCTGAAGAACAAGTCAGGTACGCACTCTTGATCTGATCCTGGTAGCTTATACCAATCGTGCTTCCGGGAGCCATTGTGCCAGC is a genomic window containing:
- the Ebp_1 gene encoding 3-beta-hydroxysteroid-Delta(8),Delta(7)-isomerase gives rise to the protein MDATAPSHPYYPRTASIPTYVANESSVLRLLMTFGLMVGVVIGLAYWQTIQSPLRLRPIDRFAVMWFALCGFLHVGFEGYYVYNRTSIPELQTVFGQLWKEYTLSDSRYLTSDVFTVCVETITALAWGPLSWLTYFAILTNSPYRHINQVIVCTAHLYGVALYYGTNLGDFRTTGVSYSRPEAQYYWVYYICLNAPWAVVPFVFLYDSYKQTARAFRALQAPEAERKAQ